The following is a genomic window from Sphingobacterium spiritivorum.
AATTAAAACAGGCAGTAACTAATGTATTTTACATTTTCCGCCGTCTATCATTTTAAAAATTTAGGGTCTTTGAACCTTATTGCTTTCTTATTTTATCAATCTGTTTGTTTAGTAAGTGTCGTACAAGGTTTTTGAAGAAAAAATTCTTAATGGTATTACCCTGTTTTGGATACTGAAAATAGAATTTATCAGGAGATTCGAATACGCCCAAGTCTTCCAATATGTATTCTTGTTTGATAATGGATTTCTTCAATAACGGGTTGACTTTTAGATTTTCGAAATCTATATCCTCTTGGCTCGCCTTTAAACCCAAGAACAGGTTTTCGCATTCTGGTTCATTATATACTTTAGTTAATCCGTCCAAATAATCCTTGTCTAACATTATCCCCTCTAAAATGTACCAATCACTTTCAACATATATTTCCACCAAGCTATGTCTGAATTTGTTTGGCAGAACTTTATACCAGATGTCTTTCGGCACACTCGCCATTAGCGATTTGCTGACAATAAATCCATGTACACGAGTTGGTACGCCGACTGCCCTTAAAAATGACATCAATAGAATTGATTTTGTATTGTTGTCTCCATACCCGTTCAAAATCACTTGGGAGGAACTTGATGTTGAATGGCTTTCATACGCAAACTTTATTTCATCCCTTACATAGTTATATATTGCTTTAATTCTAAAAATTGTATCAAAATCTTTCCAATACCTTTGGTTAACAATACGCTGTATCGATGGGTGATTGTAATCAAGAATTTGTGTTTCTTTCAAATATTTTTTCATTGATTATATTAAATTAAATTCCACGATGGCGGTTTCCCAAAAAGGGAAAGCCTTTATCAACATGACAGGAAGCCAAAGAATTGCCGGGAAAAAATATTTGTAAATAGTTCATATTGTTGTGCTATTAAGGGACATGTTCTTTCGATACCCCTATGTTTGACAACACCGTCGATAGCATGAGCAATACA
Proteins encoded in this region:
- a CDS encoding transglutaminase-like domain-containing protein, coding for MKKYLKETQILDYNHPSIQRIVNQRYWKDFDTIFRIKAIYNYVRDEIKFAYESHSTSSSSQVILNGYGDNNTKSILLMSFLRAVGVPTRVHGFIVSKSLMASVPKDIWYKVLPNKFRHSLVEIYVESDWYILEGIMLDKDYLDGLTKVYNEPECENLFLGLKASQEDIDFENLKVNPLLKKSIIKQEYILEDLGVFESPDKFYFQYPKQGNTIKNFFFKNLVRHLLNKQIDKIRKQ